From Bacillus sp. FSL K6-3431, the proteins below share one genomic window:
- a CDS encoding VanW family protein, with protein sequence MGMFKGAIVMVLVASLIGLVGCSGKSAKEKELEEKVAKLEKQINTNKKKEEVKQKEAQQKEEEEQPLAVKVVDPNTKEVIKTFSPEEMGYGSNDEYKEEVKKWVNDVARGTETTDGYDQRMIPDKIGEDGQIIKGIPRVILEESELFKKVISAFSEGGTVELPLYVSESGYKTEEVSQLGEVMVASYTTNFDSSVAGRTKNIELSAQAINNVILGVDDIFSFNTTVGPSDEAHGYQKAMEALNGKLVEGIGGGICQTSSTLFNAVDKLGVSYVEKHHHSLNVGYVPDGRDATVSYGGLDFRFQNSVGVPLLLQAIANNGTLTVEVRTSKVNQGLIKTGNN encoded by the coding sequence ATGGGAATGTTTAAAGGGGCAATCGTGATGGTGTTAGTTGCTAGTTTAATAGGTTTAGTTGGGTGTTCAGGAAAATCAGCAAAGGAAAAGGAGTTGGAGGAAAAAGTAGCAAAACTAGAGAAGCAAATTAACACGAATAAGAAAAAAGAGGAAGTAAAACAAAAAGAAGCACAACAAAAAGAGGAAGAAGAGCAACCACTTGCAGTAAAAGTGGTGGATCCTAATACAAAAGAGGTTATTAAAACATTTTCTCCAGAAGAAATGGGATATGGGTCTAATGATGAATATAAAGAAGAAGTTAAAAAGTGGGTAAATGATGTGGCTAGAGGAACAGAAACAACGGATGGATACGATCAGAGAATGATCCCAGATAAAATAGGAGAAGATGGACAGATCATAAAAGGAATACCTAGAGTAATATTAGAGGAATCTGAGCTATTTAAAAAAGTAATTAGTGCGTTTTCAGAAGGTGGAACAGTTGAATTACCTCTATATGTAAGTGAAAGTGGATATAAAACGGAAGAAGTTTCACAATTGGGAGAAGTGATGGTCGCTTCATATACGACAAATTTCGATAGTAGTGTAGCTGGGAGAACAAAAAATATAGAACTTTCTGCGCAGGCAATCAATAATGTAATTCTCGGAGTGGACGATATATTTTCTTTTAACACGACTGTTGGACCGAGCGATGAAGCACACGGATATCAAAAAGCAATGGAAGCATTAAACGGAAAATTAGTGGAAGGAATTGGTGGCGGTATCTGTCAGACGTCATCTACTTTGTTTAATGCGGTAGATAAATTAGGTGTTTCTTATGTGGAGAAGCATCATCATTCGTTAAATGTTGGGTATGTACCGGATGGAAGAGATGCAACCGTATCATACGGAGGGTTGGATTTTAGGTTTCAAAATTCTGTAGGTGTTCCACTGTTATTGCAAGCTATTGCAAATAATGGAACACTAACCGTAGAGGTTAGAACGTCTAAAGTAAATCAAGGTCTAATAAAAACAGGAAATAATTAA
- a CDS encoding DUF3892 domain-containing protein, translated as MEKKDFEKIYDEYRGSNQETNITDQEDTMGKEEIIAVRKNNDGNLIAFKTKTGRELDYITALDEAKAGKIANIDVFHKYDRDIIRSEPDGIEENNLDNLPLF; from the coding sequence ATGGAGAAAAAGGACTTTGAGAAAATATATGATGAGTATCGTGGAAGTAACCAAGAGACCAATATTACTGATCAAGAAGATACAATGGGAAAAGAAGAAATTATTGCGGTACGGAAAAATAATGATGGAAATCTTATTGCTTTTAAAACGAAAACAGGGCGTGAATTGGATTATATAACGGCTCTGGATGAAGCAAAGGCAGGGAAAATTGCTAATATTGATGTATTTCATAAATATGACCGAGACATTATTCGCAGCGAACCTGATGGGATAGAAGAAAACAATTTAGATAACCTCCCTTTATTTTAG